In Nonomuraea sp. NBC_00507, the following are encoded in one genomic region:
- a CDS encoding LacI family DNA-binding transcriptional regulator — MERRATIKDVAEAAGVGVATVSRVLSGGSASPQTRERVLAVAAQLDYRPSALGRNLRQRRTGGMGLLVPDLTDTFYGQLAEGVLACARSAGEPVVLGSTGGDPEQESELIGMLLEQSVDRLIAVPSGDAETWTPAIRAGMTVVFADRLPAHAADEDLGPAALADLMALDGLSAAAQARPLDVPAVVADDRAGIRTAVRYLRGLGHKRIAFLGGPGHDRRAAAFREAVGAPVDEELVVFGTGSRDSAYAAASGLFQSRPDLSAVVAGGNVLGEAAVLAARELDLRVPRDVSLVMYDDVPWAELCAPPLTVIAQPGRDMGYRAAELVLRAASRKPRSVVLPTELIIRGSCGPHR; from the coding sequence ATGGAGAGGCGGGCGACGATCAAAGATGTTGCCGAGGCGGCCGGCGTGGGCGTCGCGACCGTGTCCAGGGTGCTGTCGGGCGGCTCGGCCAGCCCGCAGACCAGGGAACGTGTCCTGGCCGTCGCCGCGCAGCTCGACTACCGCCCCAGTGCGCTCGGGCGCAACCTGCGCCAGCGCCGTACCGGCGGCATGGGGCTGCTCGTCCCCGACCTGACCGACACCTTCTACGGCCAGCTGGCGGAGGGCGTGCTCGCCTGCGCCCGCTCGGCCGGCGAGCCGGTCGTGCTCGGCTCGACCGGCGGCGACCCCGAGCAGGAGTCCGAGCTGATCGGCATGCTGCTGGAGCAGAGCGTGGACCGCCTGATCGCGGTGCCGTCAGGCGACGCCGAGACCTGGACCCCGGCGATTCGCGCGGGCATGACCGTGGTCTTCGCCGACCGCCTGCCCGCCCATGCCGCCGACGAGGACCTCGGGCCGGCGGCCCTGGCGGACCTCATGGCCCTGGACGGCCTGTCCGCCGCCGCGCAGGCCCGCCCGCTGGACGTGCCGGCCGTGGTGGCCGACGACCGGGCCGGCATCCGCACGGCCGTCCGCTACCTGCGGGGCCTGGGCCACAAGCGCATCGCCTTCCTCGGCGGGCCCGGCCACGATCGCCGGGCGGCGGCCTTCAGGGAGGCGGTGGGGGCGCCGGTGGACGAGGAGCTCGTGGTGTTCGGCACCGGCAGCCGCGACTCCGCCTACGCGGCCGCCTCCGGCCTGTTCCAGAGCCGCCCCGACCTGTCGGCGGTGGTGGCCGGGGGGAACGTCCTCGGGGAGGCGGCGGTGCTGGCGGCCCGAGAGCTGGATCTGCGGGTGCCGCGGGACGTGTCCCTGGTGATGTACGACGACGTGCCCTGGGCCGAGCTGTGCGCCCCGCCGCTGACGGTGATCGCCCAGCCGGGGCGGGACATGGGCTATCGGGCGGCGGAGCTGGTGCTGCGCGCCGCAAGCAGGAAACCGCGCAGCGTGGTCCTGCCGACCGAGCTGATCATCAGGGGGAGCTGCGGCCCGCACCGCTGA
- a CDS encoding ABC transporter ATP-binding protein → MASIVLTNVDKIYAGGVKAVNGLNLEIKDGEFMVLVGPSGCGKSTALRMIAGLEDISGGEISIGDKVVNHLPPKDRDIAMVFQNYALYPHMTVEENLAFGLKLRKMPKPEIQKRVNDAAKMLGLEQYLKRKPAALSGGQRQRVAMGRAIVREPQAFLMDEPLSNLDAKLRVSMRASLNTLHERLGVTTVYVTHDQVEAMTLGDRVCVLRDGLLQQVDTPQNLFDKPVNLFVAGFMGSPSMNFVTAELVRDNGAAVTFADIKLSIPESTFSDKPGLDQYIGKKIILGIRPSDFEDATSAGNHANGWATLPVKAEVTEELGSEINVLFLIDAPPVEHKDTVAAADTGDDDEAALPLVGDKSLWTARVNARSHVRPGQNIELVVDTHNMHFFDPASGLAIGHEANR, encoded by the coding sequence ATGGCATCCATCGTTCTGACGAACGTCGACAAGATCTACGCCGGTGGCGTAAAGGCCGTGAACGGGCTCAACCTTGAGATCAAGGACGGCGAGTTCATGGTGCTGGTCGGCCCCTCCGGTTGCGGTAAGTCGACCGCGCTCCGGATGATCGCGGGTCTGGAGGACATCAGCGGGGGCGAGATCTCCATCGGCGACAAGGTGGTCAACCACCTGCCGCCCAAGGACCGCGACATCGCGATGGTCTTCCAGAACTACGCGCTCTACCCGCACATGACGGTCGAGGAAAACCTCGCCTTCGGCCTCAAGCTCCGCAAGATGCCCAAGCCGGAGATCCAGAAGCGGGTCAACGACGCCGCCAAGATGCTCGGCCTGGAGCAGTACCTCAAGCGCAAGCCGGCCGCCCTGTCCGGTGGTCAGCGCCAGCGTGTCGCCATGGGCCGCGCCATCGTGCGTGAGCCGCAGGCCTTCCTCATGGACGAGCCGCTGTCCAACCTCGACGCCAAGCTGCGCGTCTCCATGCGCGCCTCGCTCAACACGTTGCACGAGCGCCTCGGCGTCACCACCGTCTACGTCACCCACGACCAGGTCGAGGCCATGACCCTGGGAGACCGCGTCTGCGTGCTGCGCGACGGTCTGCTCCAGCAGGTCGACACCCCTCAGAACCTGTTCGACAAGCCGGTCAACCTGTTCGTGGCGGGCTTCATGGGCTCGCCGTCGATGAACTTCGTCACCGCCGAGCTGGTCCGCGACAACGGCGCCGCCGTCACCTTCGCCGACATCAAGCTGTCGATTCCCGAGTCGACCTTCTCCGACAAGCCCGGCCTCGACCAGTACATCGGCAAGAAGATCATCCTCGGCATCCGCCCGTCCGACTTCGAGGACGCCACCTCCGCGGGCAACCACGCCAATGGCTGGGCCACGCTGCCGGTCAAGGCGGAGGTCACCGAGGAGCTGGGCTCCGAGATCAACGTCCTGTTCCTGATCGACGCCCCGCCGGTCGAGCACAAGGACACCGTCGCCGCCGCCGACACGGGTGACGACGACGAGGCGGCGCTGCCGCTCGTGGGCGACAAGTCCCTGTGGACGGCCCGCGTCAACGCCCGCAGCCACGTGCGCCCCGGCCAGAACATCGAGCTGGTCGTCGACACGCACAACATGCACTTCTTCGACCCGGCCTCCGGTCTGGCGATCGGCCACGAGGCCAACCGCTGA
- a CDS encoding SDR family NAD(P)-dependent oxidoreductase, whose amino-acid sequence MPTALITGATAGLGAAFARRLAAEAYSLVLVSRDESRLAEAAGQLKLRYGVSVEVLPADLATDDGIATVESRLRDGVDLLINNAGFGHPGSFPDVPVADEVRMLKVHCEAVLRLTLAALPGMRERDRGAVINVASVAAFFTRGTYSASKAWVVNFSESAAAEVGNPRIKIMALCPGFVRTEFHQRASMDTSGIPGFLWLKADNVVREALRDLALGKRVSVPDIRYKAIVAVGRLVPRSLQSLVSGKLGR is encoded by the coding sequence ATGCCCACCGCATTGATCACCGGCGCCACCGCCGGCCTCGGCGCCGCCTTCGCCCGGCGCCTGGCCGCCGAGGCCTACTCGCTCGTCCTGGTGTCGCGGGACGAGAGCCGGCTGGCCGAGGCCGCCGGCCAGCTCAAGCTCAGGTACGGCGTGAGCGTCGAGGTGCTGCCCGCCGACCTCGCCACCGACGACGGGATCGCCACGGTCGAATCCCGCCTGCGCGACGGCGTCGACCTGCTGATCAACAACGCCGGGTTCGGTCACCCGGGCAGCTTCCCCGACGTGCCGGTCGCGGATGAGGTACGCATGCTCAAGGTGCACTGCGAGGCCGTGCTGCGGCTCACGCTGGCCGCGCTGCCCGGGATGCGCGAGCGCGACCGCGGGGCGGTGATCAACGTGGCGTCCGTGGCGGCGTTCTTCACGCGCGGCACCTACAGCGCCTCCAAGGCATGGGTGGTGAACTTCAGCGAGTCCGCCGCAGCCGAGGTCGGCAATCCGCGCATCAAGATCATGGCGCTGTGCCCCGGGTTCGTGCGGACCGAGTTCCACCAGCGGGCCTCCATGGACACCTCCGGCATTCCCGGCTTCCTCTGGTTGAAGGCCGACAACGTGGTACGGGAAGCGCTGCGCGATCTGGCGCTCGGCAAGCGGGTGTCGGTGCCGGACATCCGTTACAAGGCCATCGTGGCGGTCGGCAGGCTGGTGCCGCGCAGCCTGCAGAGCCTCGTGTCGGGCAAGCTCGGACGCTGA
- a CDS encoding PQQ-dependent sugar dehydrogenase: MRLVLAVLLFAVAVTACSPEASPPAGTLTPRAGTTTAAPQTPQSQETTPAERGELRFRKIGEFDKPVAFAVREGDDRLYVAEQTGRLRTSDGKTVIDLSGEVSGGNEQGLLGVAFHPSGRWVYLDWTDTQGRTHVTEWAYDGSEATGRRDVLTQDQPFPNHNGGQLAFGPDGHLYIALGDGGGAGDPEGNGQDLGTLLGKILRIDPRAGRPYKVPEDNPFVGKDGAKTEIWAYGLRNPWRFSFDRETGDLWIGDVGQNAWEEVDYQPAGSEGGENYGWSLREGGKSFKGGKERELVEPVLVYPLNQDGNCSVIAGYVYRGEKIPWLEGQFLYGDFCAGWIKAAPVDELERAAEVGEVEQLSSFGQGHDGELYALSLRGPVYRIEPA; the protein is encoded by the coding sequence GTGCGCCTCGTCCTGGCTGTGCTCCTTTTCGCCGTAGCCGTCACCGCCTGCTCGCCTGAGGCTTCGCCGCCTGCCGGGACGCTCACTCCCCGTGCCGGGACGACGACCGCCGCCCCGCAGACCCCGCAGAGCCAGGAGACGACCCCGGCCGAGCGGGGCGAGTTGCGGTTCAGGAAGATCGGAGAGTTCGACAAGCCGGTGGCGTTCGCCGTGCGCGAGGGCGATGACCGCCTCTACGTCGCCGAGCAGACAGGCCGGCTGCGGACCTCCGACGGCAAGACGGTGATCGACCTGTCGGGCGAGGTGAGCGGCGGCAACGAGCAGGGCCTGCTGGGCGTCGCGTTCCACCCGTCCGGGCGGTGGGTCTACCTCGACTGGACCGACACCCAGGGCCGCACCCACGTCACCGAGTGGGCCTACGACGGCTCCGAGGCGACGGGCCGGCGCGACGTGCTCACCCAGGACCAGCCCTTCCCCAACCACAACGGCGGCCAGCTCGCCTTCGGCCCCGACGGCCACCTCTACATCGCGCTCGGCGACGGCGGCGGCGCGGGCGACCCCGAGGGCAACGGACAGGATCTCGGCACGCTGCTCGGCAAGATCCTGCGCATCGATCCGCGGGCGGGCCGGCCCTACAAGGTGCCCGAGGATAACCCGTTCGTCGGCAAGGACGGCGCGAAGACCGAGATCTGGGCGTACGGGCTGCGCAACCCGTGGCGGTTCTCCTTCGACCGCGAGACCGGCGACCTGTGGATCGGCGACGTCGGGCAGAACGCGTGGGAGGAGGTCGACTATCAGCCAGCGGGTTCGGAAGGCGGCGAGAACTACGGCTGGAGCCTGCGCGAAGGCGGCAAGTCCTTCAAGGGCGGGAAGGAGCGCGAGCTGGTCGAACCGGTGCTCGTCTACCCGCTCAACCAGGACGGCAACTGCTCGGTGATCGCCGGATACGTCTACCGGGGCGAGAAGATCCCGTGGCTGGAGGGCCAATTCCTCTACGGCGACTTCTGCGCCGGATGGATCAAAGCCGCCCCCGTCGACGAGTTGGAGAGGGCGGCCGAGGTCGGAGAAGTGGAGCAACTGTCATCGTTCGGCCAAGGGCACGACGGCGAACTCTACGCGCTCAGCCTCCGGGGCCCGGTCTATCGGATCGAGCCTGCCTGA
- a CDS encoding carboxymuconolactone decarboxylase family protein produces the protein MTEPAMETVDSFGMSAERQFADVWSRTVLSVRERRLLLLGLLVGQGLDQLTDVQLDLALRAGDLSETELREVVVFLAHYAGWARGAMLNDQVESLIERVRQARSDRPGPGG, from the coding sequence ATGACAGAACCCGCCATGGAGACCGTGGACTCCTTCGGCATGTCGGCCGAACGCCAGTTCGCCGACGTCTGGTCGAGGACGGTCCTGTCGGTCAGGGAGCGCCGCCTGCTCCTGCTCGGGCTGCTCGTCGGCCAGGGCCTCGACCAGTTGACGGACGTTCAGCTCGACCTCGCCCTGCGGGCCGGCGACCTCAGCGAGACGGAGTTGCGGGAGGTGGTGGTCTTCCTCGCCCACTACGCGGGCTGGGCCCGCGGGGCGATGCTGAATGACCAGGTGGAGAGCTTGATCGAGCGCGTCAGGCAGGCTCGATCCGATAGACCGGGCCCCGGAGGCTGA
- a CDS encoding LptM family lipoprotein → MKKTRALIALLAAIFMLSACGQPEFTYVRDRTGTTYFKVPASFTQLNASAIEMYLSGDHPHSQAAQLRAQRVWSTAFDQSTEPSVDHILGSADPFVYATVHQLTEEQRDAISLNRLRDFVLPVTEQVREAYLQQSIATGQPPTLNNFELLNDEVLTLDAGARGVRVRFNYQIGNDVQTFDHTAILDEKGSTVSVMLIGCQSLCFRKRAGEFDKIASSFKLLRLPG, encoded by the coding sequence GTGAAAAAGACACGGGCTTTGATCGCGCTCCTAGCCGCGATCTTCATGCTGTCGGCGTGCGGGCAGCCGGAATTCACCTATGTCCGGGACCGGACGGGCACCACGTACTTCAAGGTGCCGGCCTCGTTCACGCAGCTCAACGCCAGCGCCATCGAGATGTATCTGTCCGGCGACCATCCCCACTCACAGGCGGCGCAGCTGCGGGCGCAGCGGGTCTGGTCGACGGCCTTCGACCAGTCCACGGAACCGTCGGTCGACCACATCCTGGGCTCGGCGGATCCTTTCGTCTACGCCACCGTGCACCAGCTGACCGAGGAGCAGCGGGACGCGATCTCGCTCAACAGGCTGCGCGACTTCGTCCTGCCGGTCACCGAGCAGGTGCGCGAGGCCTATCTCCAGCAGTCGATCGCGACCGGCCAGCCGCCGACCCTCAACAACTTCGAGCTTCTCAACGACGAGGTCCTGACCCTGGACGCCGGCGCCCGGGGCGTCCGGGTCCGCTTCAACTACCAGATCGGCAACGACGTCCAGACGTTCGACCACACCGCCATTCTCGACGAGAAGGGTTCCACGGTCTCCGTCATGCTCATCGGCTGCCAGTCGCTCTGCTTCAGGAAGCGCGCCGGCGAGTTCGACAAGATCGCGAGTTCTTTCAAGCTGCTCCGGCTGCCTGGATGA
- a CDS encoding AAA family ATPase encodes MTTTIHHEGLRAPGSGPSDPESVTRKKMQFWDRSKFLIVLVAAYLILTWKVMADYEGVVTFPEAARAIAQEYQWIFWLLGAEVIRQLHFFISERWSAYHRFWSQKVFGGFDRWTHRRFDDWTRYRLSRALKITFFVVLIALVLGAVLDISPFQALFQVPALIWQALPFFLQIVFLFFFVIIQFVGLFWFLSRGGVETYFPDDIKTRFHDVWGQDHVVERVRENIVFLERPDEIEKRGGYVPSGLLLWGPPGTGKTLMAEAVAGETGKPYVFVDPGAFTNMFMGIGILKVKSLFRKLRKLALRYGGVIVFFDEADSLGKRGRLAQQGPNVPGGGFSGLSGYAGCHGLNYLSEETRQVLAFRARREEEEPGRRNRFMMGGGMMGSGDPGTLQALLTELSGLKKPRGFFNRLVRRLLGMRPKPPPKYRILVMMATNRPDALDEALLRPGRIDRIYKVGYPSKAGRVRTYQGYFDKVDHELTPEQVDKLATITPYATGATIKDLVNESLITAIRDGREIITWSDVLRAKRLKQLGPPEDVEYIERERHAVAVHEACHAVVAYVTRFHLEIDIATIEKGADYLGMVASIKPEDQFTRWKSEHEADIMVSLASLAGERMFFGEDNSSGVSGDLFSATYLTAMMESYWGMGSGVTSLPALQELEIMGGKAVRKPLPGGGSIGITEREPSKKEPDLTPDVLGERIEFNLVRLLEKTGELLQEHRRDVLCVAHALETHKTLNGDDVVAIIRREPGPLIDGTIYASDELYQELEEYHRDAARAHKEHSRIDRDLPGAVEREAEPMPVALGGHGVTVIPPAPPSSPPVTTIQPPVIAPPAATAPGYRIAGDAAQASAADQVDRPEFVPWAPESASAPPPVPVMVQPAAAPPPPRRRSPGRVWLVIASLLGLVALSAIAALAVTGANGAGSSLVASPGLLFLLFVVIVAVIVGAGLALVAIKGVRAAQAKAERERDEAHARAQLLAAAMDPDTAMRLLGYDGNGRDGRT; translated from the coding sequence TTGACCACGACCATTCACCATGAAGGGCTGCGTGCCCCCGGCAGCGGGCCTTCCGATCCCGAATCCGTGACCAGGAAGAAAATGCAGTTCTGGGATCGGAGCAAGTTCCTCATCGTTCTGGTGGCGGCCTATCTCATCCTCACCTGGAAGGTGATGGCCGACTACGAGGGCGTCGTCACCTTCCCTGAGGCGGCGCGGGCCATCGCGCAGGAATACCAGTGGATCTTCTGGTTGCTCGGCGCGGAGGTCATCCGCCAGCTGCACTTCTTCATCAGCGAGCGCTGGTCGGCCTACCACCGCTTCTGGAGCCAGAAGGTCTTCGGCGGCTTCGACCGCTGGACGCACCGCCGCTTCGACGATTGGACGCGTTACCGGCTCTCGCGGGCACTGAAGATCACTTTCTTTGTCGTGCTGATCGCCCTGGTGCTGGGGGCGGTGCTGGACATCAGCCCGTTCCAGGCGCTGTTCCAGGTGCCCGCGCTGATCTGGCAGGCGCTGCCGTTCTTCCTGCAGATCGTTTTCCTGTTCTTCTTCGTCATCATCCAGTTCGTGGGCCTGTTCTGGTTCCTGTCCAGGGGCGGCGTCGAGACCTACTTCCCCGACGACATCAAGACCCGCTTCCACGACGTGTGGGGGCAGGACCACGTGGTCGAGCGCGTCAGGGAGAACATCGTCTTCCTGGAGCGGCCCGACGAGATCGAGAAGCGCGGCGGGTACGTCCCCAGCGGCCTGCTGCTCTGGGGGCCGCCGGGCACCGGCAAGACCCTCATGGCCGAGGCCGTGGCCGGTGAGACCGGCAAGCCGTACGTGTTCGTGGATCCGGGTGCGTTCACGAACATGTTCATGGGCATCGGCATCCTCAAGGTGAAGAGCCTGTTCAGGAAGCTGCGCAAGCTGGCCCTCCGGTACGGCGGCGTGATCGTCTTCTTCGACGAGGCCGACTCGCTCGGCAAGCGCGGCCGGCTCGCCCAGCAGGGCCCGAACGTGCCGGGCGGCGGCTTCTCCGGGCTGTCCGGGTACGCCGGCTGCCACGGGCTCAACTACCTGTCCGAGGAGACCCGCCAGGTGCTGGCCTTCCGCGCCCGGCGCGAGGAAGAGGAGCCGGGCCGGCGTAACCGCTTCATGATGGGCGGCGGCATGATGGGCAGCGGCGACCCCGGCACGCTGCAGGCGCTGCTCACCGAGCTGTCCGGGCTCAAGAAACCGCGCGGGTTCTTCAACCGGCTCGTCAGGCGGCTACTCGGGATGCGCCCCAAGCCGCCGCCCAAATACCGCATCCTCGTCATGATGGCCACGAACCGGCCCGACGCGCTGGACGAGGCGCTGCTGCGGCCGGGCCGCATCGACCGCATCTACAAGGTCGGCTACCCGTCCAAGGCCGGGCGGGTGCGCACCTACCAGGGCTACTTCGACAAGGTCGACCACGAGCTCACCCCCGAGCAGGTCGACAAGCTGGCCACGATCACTCCGTACGCCACCGGCGCCACGATCAAGGACCTGGTCAACGAGTCGCTGATCACCGCCATCAGGGACGGGCGCGAGATCATCACCTGGTCGGACGTGCTGCGCGCCAAGCGGCTCAAGCAGCTCGGCCCGCCCGAGGACGTCGAGTACATCGAGCGCGAGCGGCACGCCGTGGCCGTGCACGAGGCCTGCCACGCCGTTGTGGCGTACGTGACCCGCTTCCACCTCGAGATCGACATCGCCACCATCGAGAAGGGCGCCGACTACCTGGGCATGGTCGCCTCGATCAAGCCCGAGGACCAGTTCACCCGGTGGAAGTCGGAGCACGAGGCCGACATCATGGTCTCGCTGGCGTCGCTGGCCGGGGAGCGGATGTTCTTCGGCGAGGACAACTCCTCCGGCGTGTCCGGCGACCTGTTCTCCGCGACCTACCTCACCGCGATGATGGAGTCGTACTGGGGCATGGGCTCGGGCGTCACCTCGCTGCCCGCGCTCCAGGAGCTGGAGATCATGGGTGGCAAGGCCGTGCGCAAGCCCCTCCCCGGCGGCGGCTCGATCGGCATCACCGAAAGGGAGCCGAGCAAAAAGGAGCCCGACCTCACCCCCGACGTGCTGGGGGAGCGGATCGAGTTCAACCTGGTGCGGCTGCTGGAGAAGACCGGGGAGCTGCTGCAGGAGCACCGCAGGGACGTGCTCTGCGTGGCACACGCACTGGAGACGCACAAGACGCTCAACGGCGACGACGTGGTGGCGATCATCCGGCGGGAGCCGGGGCCGCTCATCGACGGCACGATCTACGCTTCCGACGAGCTCTACCAGGAGCTGGAGGAATACCACCGCGACGCGGCCAGGGCGCACAAGGAGCACAGCCGCATCGATCGCGACCTGCCCGGGGCCGTCGAGCGGGAGGCCGAGCCCATGCCGGTCGCCCTCGGCGGGCACGGCGTCACGGTCATCCCGCCGGCGCCTCCGTCCTCGCCGCCGGTCACGACCATCCAGCCGCCGGTGATCGCGCCGCCGGCCGCGACCGCGCCCGGCTACCGGATCGCCGGCGACGCCGCCCAGGCCTCCGCCGCCGATCAGGTCGATCGGCCGGAGTTCGTGCCGTGGGCGCCCGAGTCGGCCTCGGCGCCCCCACCGGTGCCCGTCATGGTCCAGCCGGCCGCCGCGCCACCGCCACCGCGGCGGCGGAGCCCTGGCCGGGTCTGGCTGGTCATCGCCAGCCTGCTCGGGCTCGTCGCGCTGTCCGCCATCGCCGCGCTGGCGGTGACGGGCGCCAACGGGGCGGGCTCCTCCCTGGTGGCCTCGCCGGGCCTGCTGTTCCTGCTGTTCGTCGTGATCGTCGCGGTGATCGTGGGTGCCGGCCTCGCACTGGTGGCGATCAAGGGGGTACGCGCGGCGCAGGCCAAGGCCGAACGCGAGCGCGACGAGGCCCACGCCCGGGCCCAGCTCCTGGCCGCGGCCATGGACCCGGACACCGCCATGCGGCTGCTCGGCTACGACGGCAACGGGCGCGACGGCCGTACCTGA
- a CDS encoding TerC/Alx family metal homeostasis membrane protein produces MGVSPLVWWLTIAGIVGLLLFDFVFHVRRAHVPSLREATIWSALYIGIALAFGVGVWIFGGPDPGTEYFAGYITEKALSVDNLFVFLVIMSSFKVPRANQQKALLFGIVFSLLARTGFILIGAALINTFAWAFYVFGLILLVTAGNLLKPESEESHDTDNVMVRLARRLFAATEVYDGDRLFTVQDGKRVMTPMVLVMIAIGGTDIMFALDSIPAIFGLTQNIYIVFTATAFSLLGLRQLYFLLDDLLDRLIYLAIGLAAILGFIGVKLVLHALHENNVPFINDGQPVPVTEISTGLSLSVIVGVLVITVIASLTSAKGRAQNAVSAARRHAQAYLEVEHDPQLREELFGKLCHEEEQLKKLPEKYRRRIREEEKLMALLRRVHEEHDRR; encoded by the coding sequence ATGGGCGTCTCGCCGCTGGTGTGGTGGCTGACGATCGCGGGGATCGTCGGGCTGCTGCTGTTCGACTTCGTCTTCCACGTCCGCCGTGCGCACGTCCCCTCGCTGCGCGAGGCCACGATCTGGTCGGCGCTGTACATCGGCATCGCCCTGGCGTTCGGCGTCGGCGTGTGGATCTTCGGTGGCCCCGATCCGGGAACGGAGTATTTCGCCGGCTACATCACGGAGAAGGCGCTGTCGGTCGACAACCTCTTCGTGTTCCTCGTCATCATGTCCAGCTTCAAGGTGCCGCGGGCCAACCAGCAGAAGGCGCTGCTGTTCGGCATCGTGTTCTCGCTGCTGGCCAGGACCGGGTTCATCCTGATCGGCGCGGCGCTGATCAACACCTTCGCCTGGGCGTTCTACGTTTTCGGCCTGATCCTGCTGGTCACGGCCGGAAACCTGCTCAAGCCGGAAAGCGAGGAGAGCCACGACACCGACAACGTCATGGTCCGCCTGGCCCGCAGGCTCTTCGCGGCCACCGAGGTCTACGACGGGGACCGCCTGTTCACCGTCCAGGACGGCAAGCGGGTCATGACCCCGATGGTGCTCGTCATGATCGCCATCGGTGGGACGGACATCATGTTCGCCCTCGACTCCATCCCGGCCATCTTCGGCCTCACCCAGAACATCTACATCGTCTTCACCGCCACCGCGTTCTCCCTGCTGGGGCTGCGGCAGCTCTACTTCCTCCTCGACGACCTGCTCGACCGGCTGATCTACCTCGCCATCGGCCTGGCCGCCATCCTGGGCTTCATCGGGGTCAAGCTCGTCCTGCACGCGCTGCACGAGAACAACGTGCCGTTCATCAACGACGGCCAGCCCGTGCCGGTCACCGAGATCAGCACCGGCCTGTCCCTGTCGGTGATCGTGGGTGTGCTGGTGATCACCGTGATCGCCTCGCTGACCAGCGCGAAGGGCCGGGCGCAGAACGCCGTCTCGGCGGCACGGCGGCACGCCCAGGCGTACCTGGAGGTCGAGCACGACCCGCAGCTGCGCGAGGAGCTGTTCGGGAAGCTGTGCCACGAGGAGGAGCAGCTCAAGAAGCTGCCGGAGAAATATCGCAGGCGCATCCGCGAAGAGGAGAAGCTGATGGCGCTGCTGCGCAGGGTCCACGAGGAGCACGACCGGCGCTGA
- the glnII gene encoding glutamine synthetase — protein sequence MSYKAEYIWIDGTEPTALLRSKTKILADGAEPPVWGFDGSSTNQAEGHSSDRVLRPVFVCPDPIRGGDNVLVLSEVEEINGDPHVSNTRALLRPIAEQFADQESWFGIEQEYTFFKGSRPLGFPEGGFPAPQGPYYCGVGADAIFGREIVELHLDRCLAAGLAISGINAEVMPGQWEFQVGPAGPVEVSDHMWIARYLLYRTAEEFGVEATLDPKPARGDWNGAGAHTNFSTKAMREGYDAIVAACESLGEGDKPMEHISQYGSGVESRLTGAHETAPWNKYSYGVSNRGASVRIPWQVEVEKKGYIEDRRPNANMDPYVVTRLLVNTVCAALEKKGLV from the coding sequence GTGAGCTACAAGGCTGAGTACATCTGGATCGACGGCACCGAGCCCACGGCTCTGCTGCGCTCGAAGACCAAGATCCTTGCCGATGGGGCCGAGCCTCCGGTCTGGGGCTTCGACGGCTCCAGCACCAACCAGGCTGAAGGGCACTCGTCGGACCGCGTGCTCCGCCCGGTGTTCGTCTGTCCCGACCCGATCCGCGGCGGGGACAACGTCCTCGTCCTGTCCGAGGTCGAGGAGATCAACGGGGACCCGCACGTCAGCAACACCCGCGCCCTGCTGCGCCCGATCGCCGAGCAGTTCGCCGACCAGGAGTCCTGGTTCGGCATCGAGCAGGAATACACCTTCTTCAAGGGCAGCCGTCCGCTCGGCTTCCCCGAGGGTGGTTTCCCTGCCCCGCAGGGCCCCTACTACTGCGGTGTCGGCGCCGACGCCATCTTCGGCCGCGAGATCGTCGAGCTCCACCTCGACCGCTGCCTCGCCGCCGGCCTGGCGATCTCCGGCATCAACGCCGAGGTCATGCCCGGCCAGTGGGAGTTCCAGGTCGGCCCGGCGGGCCCCGTCGAGGTCTCCGACCACATGTGGATCGCCCGCTACCTGCTCTACAGGACGGCCGAGGAGTTCGGCGTCGAGGCCACCCTCGACCCCAAGCCCGCCCGCGGCGACTGGAACGGCGCCGGCGCGCACACCAACTTCTCCACCAAGGCCATGCGCGAGGGCTACGACGCCATCGTCGCCGCCTGCGAGTCGCTCGGCGAGGGTGACAAGCCGATGGAGCACATCTCGCAGTACGGCTCCGGCGTCGAGTCCCGCCTCACCGGTGCCCACGAGACCGCCCCGTGGAACAAGTACAGCTACGGCGTCTCCAACCGTGGTGCGTCGGTGCGTATCCCGTGGCAGGTCGAGGTCGAGAAGAAGGGCTACATCGAGGACCGTCGCCCGAACGCCAACATGGACCCGTACGTCGTCACCCGCCTGCTGGTGAACACCGTCTGCGCGGCCCTGGAGAAGAAGGGCCTGGTCTGA